Proteins encoded in a region of the Stieleria neptunia genome:
- the glgA gene encoding glycogen synthase GlgA has protein sequence MNIVYVTSEAVPLAKTGGLADVCGTLPREVAALGHRCAVILPAFRSVYRAGLKIDTTDISFAIPMSPGKLVGGRLLRCLLPDSNVVVWLIDQPQYFDRESLYGDELGDYRDNAERFTFFCRAALAALSRIEMDVDVLHCNDWQSGLIPALLQASPKAFGTLGKAATLMTIHNMAYQGQFHRDAFGWTGLDWKHFTHESFEYYGQLNFLKTGIVSADHVTTVSPRYAMEICTPQHGCGLDGVLASKGGRVTGITNGIDETVWNPATDVHLSANYDANNWPSGKVANKRSLQLEFGLEESADVPMIGLVGRLAEQKGWDLILPVIRQHVQEGRPTQWMILGSGDKQIEAELTALAAQAPQQVAAHIGFHDALAHRIEAGADLFVMPSHYEPCGLNQLYSLRYGTIPIVTATGGLADTVVDTTSETLSNETATGFQLREVSPRGLDEAIGRALKLRYHDQKIWNNLVQRAMDADWSWRKSAYQYVELYDNAVSLKRGKPLVPK, from the coding sequence TTGAATATTGTCTACGTAACTTCCGAAGCAGTACCGTTGGCGAAAACGGGCGGGCTGGCCGACGTCTGCGGCACGCTGCCCCGCGAAGTCGCCGCGTTGGGACATCGCTGTGCCGTGATTCTGCCGGCGTTTCGCAGTGTTTACCGGGCCGGTCTCAAGATCGACACGACCGATATCAGTTTTGCCATCCCGATGTCGCCCGGAAAGCTGGTGGGGGGAAGGCTGTTGCGGTGTCTGCTGCCGGACAGCAACGTGGTGGTTTGGCTGATCGACCAGCCCCAGTACTTCGACCGCGAATCACTCTACGGGGACGAACTCGGCGATTATCGGGACAATGCCGAACGCTTCACCTTCTTTTGCCGCGCCGCGCTGGCCGCCCTGTCGCGGATCGAGATGGACGTCGATGTGCTGCATTGCAACGACTGGCAATCCGGATTGATCCCCGCGTTGCTGCAGGCATCCCCGAAAGCCTTCGGGACGCTCGGCAAGGCCGCGACCTTGATGACCATTCACAACATGGCCTACCAGGGGCAGTTTCATCGTGACGCGTTCGGCTGGACGGGCTTGGATTGGAAACACTTCACCCACGAGTCCTTTGAGTACTACGGACAGCTCAACTTTCTGAAAACCGGAATCGTCAGCGCGGACCATGTCACCACCGTCAGTCCGCGTTATGCGATGGAGATCTGTACGCCCCAGCACGGCTGTGGTCTGGATGGCGTGCTTGCGTCAAAGGGTGGGCGAGTGACCGGCATCACCAATGGGATCGATGAGACCGTTTGGAATCCGGCGACCGATGTTCACCTGAGCGCAAATTACGACGCCAACAACTGGCCCTCGGGAAAAGTCGCCAACAAGCGTTCGCTGCAGCTCGAATTCGGGCTCGAAGAATCAGCCGACGTGCCGATGATCGGGTTGGTGGGGCGTTTAGCCGAACAGAAAGGATGGGATTTGATTCTGCCGGTGATTCGGCAACATGTTCAAGAAGGCCGACCGACGCAATGGATGATACTCGGCAGCGGTGACAAACAGATCGAAGCCGAGTTGACCGCGTTGGCGGCACAGGCGCCCCAGCAGGTCGCCGCACACATCGGCTTTCACGACGCCTTGGCGCACCGGATTGAAGCCGGTGCGGATCTGTTTGTGATGCCCAGTCACTACGAGCCTTGTGGACTGAATCAACTGTACAGTCTCCGTTACGGAACGATACCCATTGTTACCGCGACGGGCGGGTTGGCCGATACGGTGGTCGACACGACTTCCGAAACCTTGTCCAACGAAACGGCGACCGGATTCCAACTGCGCGAGGTTTCCCCGCGCGGACTGGACGAAGCGATCGGTCGAGCCTTGAAATTGCGATATCACGATCAAAAAATTTGGAATAATTTGGTGCAGCGGGCGATGGACGCTGACTGGTCTTGGAGGAAAAGTGCATACCAGTATGTAGAGCTTTACGACAACGCAGTTTCCCTTAAGAGGGGCAAGCCTCTCGTGCCAAAATGA